In Amaranthus tricolor cultivar Red isolate AtriRed21 chromosome 5, ASM2621246v1, whole genome shotgun sequence, a genomic segment contains:
- the LOC130814190 gene encoding probable glycosyltransferase At3g07620: MTSFYKKHSHIFISIFSILALFAFFVLSKKDSNGFLNLFSFPSSGNIVNDPLLHSIAVIHNSSTLSKSEEKRQRAMKKLSDAINEVLLGRKKDEKIEHLELKLDRARALIKEAINQRSNISIEDGAQYVPHGNIYNNAFAFHRSYLLMEKIFKIYIYEEGEVPLFHNGPCKNIYSLEGIFVKSIENQNNKFRTRDPEEAHVYFLPFSVAMIIEHLFDPILRDKAVLERTIVDYVKVISLKYHYWNRSLGADHFMLSCHDWGPRATWYHPLLYFHSIRALCNANKSENYNPRKDVSIPEINLKTGELKTPIKGLHPSQRTILGFFAGRMHGRIRPALLNYWKEKDLDLHVYEQLPEQISYDDMMKKSKYCLCPSGFEVASPRIVEAMYAGCVPVLISQNYVLPFSDVLNWSSFSVQVLVSDIPNLKKILMGIPYQKYLEMQKGVEQVQQHFVINDPPKRFDVFHMIIHSIWLRRLNVHIYS; encoded by the exons ATGACTTCCTTTTACAAGAAACATTCACATATATTTAtttctatattttctattttggcaTTATTTGCTTTCTTTGTTCTATCAAAAAAAGACTCGAATGGTTTCCTTAATCTCTTCTCTTTTCCATCAAGTGGAAATATTGTCAATGATCCATTGCTTCATTCTATTGCAGTTATTCACAATTCTTCAACCCTATCAAAATCG gaGGAGAAAAGGCAAAGAGCAATGAAGAAATTAAGTGATGCAATTAATGAAGTGTTATtgggaagaaagaaagatgaaaagaTTGAACATTTGGAGTTAAAACTTGATAGAGCAAGAGCTTTAATTAAAGAAGCAATTAACCAAAGGAGTAACATTTCTATTGAAGATGGTGCTCAATATGTACCTCATGGAAACATTTACAACAATGCTTTTGCCTTTCATCG GAGCTACTTattaatggaaaaaatattCAAGATATATATTTACGAAGAAGGGGAAGTACCCTTATTTCATAATGGTCCATGCAAAAacatatactctttggaaggtATCTTCGTGAAGTCAATAGAGAACCAAAATAACAAGTTTAGAACAAGAGATCCAGAAGAAGCTCATGTATATTTTCTACCATTCAGTGTggcaatgataattgaacatcTATTTGATCCAATTTTACGTGATAAAGCTGTTTTAGAGCGCACCATTGTTGATTATGTCAAAGTTATTTCTCTTAAGTATCATTACTGGAATAGAAGCCTTGGAGCTGATCATTTCATGCTTTCTTGCCATGATTGG GGTCCAAGAGCAACATGGTACCATCCATTATTATACTTCCACTCAATTCGAGCATTATGCAACGCAAACAAATCAGAAAATTACAACCCAAGAAAAGATGTATCAATCCCAGAAATCAACTTAAAAACCGGCGAATTAAAAACCCCAATCAAAGGATTACACCCATCACAACGTACCATTCTGGGATTCTTCGCAGGACGAATGCACGGTCGTATACGACCTGCACTTCTTAATTACTGGAAAGAAAAAGATTTAGATTTACATGTTTACGAACAACTTCCTGAACAAATATCCTATGATGATATGATGAAGAAAAGCAAGTACTGTCTATGCCCGAGTGGTTTCGAAGTTGCAAGCCCTAGAATTGTTGAAGCAATGTATGCTGGTTGTGTACCTGTTTTGATATCCCAAAATTATGTTCTTCCTTTTAGTGATGTTCTTAATTGGAGTTCATTTTCTGTACAAGTATTAGTAAGTGATATTCCGAATCTTAAGAAAATATTGATGGGAATTCCTTATCAAAAGTATTTGGAAATGCAAAAGGGAGTGGAACAAGTGCAACAACATTTTGTAATCAATGATCCTCCTAAGAGATTTGATGTTTTTCATATGATTATTCATTCTATTTGGCTTAGAAGGTTGAATGTACACATTTATAGTTGA